Proteins from a genomic interval of Gossypium hirsutum isolate 1008001.06 chromosome A09, Gossypium_hirsutum_v2.1, whole genome shotgun sequence:
- the LOC107889047 gene encoding acetylornithine aminotransferase, mitochondrial, with protein MGSLQLFHSFSHSVSPATNLHRPLNKGRVNASLNMDVEAPNPLKLKSNGSNEVIEEEAKFIVGSYARSPVVLSSGKGCKLYDPEGREFLDCAAGIAVNALGHGDPDWVRAVTEQANILTHVSNAYYTIPQVELAKRLVSNSFADRVFFTNSGTEANEAAIKFSRKFQRFIHPDNKQPATEFITFTNSFHGRTMGALALTSKEHYRSPFEPVMPGVTFLEYGNIHAAIDLIRNGMIAAVFVEPVQGEGGIYSATKEFLQALRSACDDAGSLLVFDEVQCGLGRTGYLWAHEAYGVFPDMMTLAKPLAGGLPIGATLVTERVASAIAHGDHGSTFAGSPLVCSAAISVFNKIANPSFLSSVSKKGDYMKELLNQKLGGNPHVKEIRGWGLMIGIELDVSASPLVDACRNSGLIVLTAGKGNVVRLVPPLIISEEELKHAAEILHECLPALDNSN; from the exons atgggTTCTCTTCAGCTTTTTCACAGCTTTTCGCATTCAGTTTCTCCGGCGACCAATCTCCACCGCCCGTTAAACAAAGGGAGAGTGAATGCATCTCTAAACATGGACGTGGAAGCACCGAATCCATTGAAATTGAAGTCGAATGGAAGCAATGAAGTGATAGAGGAAGAAGCGAAGTTTATTGTTGGATCGTATGCAAGATCTCCGGTGGTGCTTTCCAGTGGGAAGGGCTGTAAATTGTATGATCCGGAAGGGCGAGAGTTTCTTGATTGTGCAGCTGGGATTGCTGTGAATGCGCTTGGTCATGGGGATCCCGATTGGGTCAGGGCTGTTACAGAACAAGCCAATATTCTTACTCATGTTAGTAATGCCTACTATACCATTCCTCAG GTGGAGCTTGCAAAACGTCTTGTGAGTAATTCCTTCGCTGATAGAGTATTTTTCACCAACTCTGGAACGGAAGCAAATGAAGCTGCTATTAAGTTTTCCAGGAAGTTCCAAAGATTTATACATCCTGATAATAAGCAGCCTGCAACAGAATTTATCACCTTTACGAATAGCTTCCATGGTAGGACGATGGGAGCCCTTGCTTTGACGAGTAAAGAGCACTACCGTTCACCATTTGAGCCTGTTATGCCCGGAGTTACTTTCTTGGAGTATGGCAACATACATGCTGCAATAGATCTTATTAGGAATGGGATGATTGCTGCTGTATTTGTAGAACCAGTTCAGGGTGAAGGTGGAATATACAGTGCAACAAAAGAGTTTTTGCAAGCTCTGCGTTCGGCTTGCGATGATGCTGGATCCCTCTTAGTCTTTGATGAG GTTCAATGCGGATTGGGTCGAACTGGTTATCTCTGGGCACACGAAGCGTACGGCGTATTCCCGGATATGATGACACTTGCGAAGCCACTTGCAGGAGGACTTCCAATAGGTGCGACTTTGGTAACTGAAAGAGTTGCTTCTGCCATAGCCCATGGGGACCATGGAAGTACTTTTGCAGGTTCACCTCTTGTTTGCAGTGCtgcaatttctgttttcaataaAATTGCAAACCCCAGTTTCTTGTCCAGCGTCTCGAAGAAAGGTGATTACATGAAAGAATTGTTGAACCAGAAGCTCGGAGGGAATCCCCACGTGAAAGAAATACGAGGATGGGGTCTTATGATTGGGATAGAGTTGGATGTGTCTGCTTCGCCCCTTGTAGATGCGTGCCGAAATTCTGGACTTATTGTATTGACTGCAGGGAAAGGAAATGTGGTGAGACTGGTGCCACCATTGATCATCTCAGAGGAAGAATTGAAACATGCAGCTGAGATTCTTCATGAATGTTTACCAGCACTTGATAACAGTAACTGA